A portion of the Bacteroides faecium genome contains these proteins:
- a CDS encoding ATP-binding protein, whose amino-acid sequence MEEVKRIPYGVANFVEVVEQNQYYVDKTMYLPLLEEQPNNLFFIRPRRFGKSIFLSMLRAYYDISQKEKFEKRFGNLWIGSRPTQLQGAFQILYLDFSRVGGLDRTLAQNFDDYCCGGLDDFASIYEPYYYPGFEEEMKAQYGTTNKINFLDRKARNNGSKLYLIVDEYDNFTNVVLNEQGDKVYHALTHASGFYREIFKKFKGMFDRIFMTGVSPVTLDDLTSGFNIGWNISTDYQFNMMLGFSETDVREMIRYYKDAGQLPGNTDINAMIEEMRPWYDNYCFAKESLERDPKMFNCDMVFYYLRHYMTLGKSPEEMIDPNTRTDYNKMKKLIRLDKLDGNRKGVLRKITEEGQIVTTLVTTFPATDITKPEIFPSLLFYYGMLTITATRGNYLVLSIPNNNVRKQYYEFLLEEYQDNRHINLIDLGLMYYEMAYDGHWRETLEFIAHAYKENSSVRSAIEGERNLQGFFTAYLSTNAYYLIAPEVELNHGYCDLFLMPDLMRYDVKHSYIIELKYLSAKDSEAKAEAQWQEAVEQIKGYAVGAKVRQMVHDTELHCIVMQFRGWELERMEEV is encoded by the coding sequence ATGGAAGAAGTAAAAAGAATCCCTTATGGCGTTGCCAACTTTGTGGAAGTGGTGGAGCAGAACCAATATTATGTGGATAAAACGATGTATCTGCCTTTGTTGGAAGAGCAGCCCAACAATTTGTTCTTTATCCGTCCCCGCCGTTTCGGCAAGAGCATCTTTCTGAGTATGCTCCGGGCTTATTATGACATCTCTCAAAAAGAAAAGTTCGAAAAACGCTTCGGCAATCTATGGATAGGTAGTCGTCCTACACAGTTGCAAGGAGCTTTCCAAATACTTTATCTTGACTTCTCCAGAGTAGGCGGGCTTGATAGGACACTTGCCCAGAATTTTGATGATTATTGCTGTGGTGGACTGGATGATTTTGCTTCTATCTATGAACCTTATTATTATCCCGGCTTTGAAGAGGAAATGAAAGCCCAATACGGCACTACCAACAAAATAAACTTTCTGGATCGCAAGGCACGTAATAACGGGTCCAAGCTTTATCTGATTGTGGATGAATACGATAATTTCACTAACGTGGTGCTGAACGAGCAAGGCGACAAGGTCTATCATGCCCTGACCCATGCCAGTGGTTTTTATCGCGAAATATTCAAGAAGTTCAAAGGTATGTTTGATCGTATCTTCATGACAGGCGTCAGCCCTGTGACACTGGATGACTTGACTAGCGGATTCAATATCGGTTGGAATATCAGTACCGATTATCAGTTTAACATGATGCTGGGATTCAGCGAGACTGATGTACGCGAGATGATCCGGTATTATAAGGATGCCGGACAGTTACCGGGCAATACGGATATAAATGCGATGATAGAGGAAATGCGCCCGTGGTATGACAATTATTGTTTTGCCAAAGAAAGTTTGGAGCGTGACCCGAAAATGTTCAATTGTGACATGGTGTTCTATTATTTGCGGCATTATATGACTTTGGGTAAATCCCCTGAAGAGATGATAGATCCCAATACCCGCACAGACTACAATAAGATGAAGAAACTCATCCGGCTGGATAAGTTGGACGGTAACCGTAAGGGCGTATTGCGCAAAATCACGGAAGAGGGGCAGATTGTCACCACGTTAGTGACTACCTTTCCCGCTACCGATATTACCAAACCGGAGATTTTCCCCAGCCTGCTTTTCTATTATGGTATGCTCACCATTACCGCCACTCGTGGCAACTATCTGGTGTTGAGTATTCCCAATAATAACGTGCGTAAGCAGTATTACGAATTTCTGTTGGAAGAATATCAGGACAACCGACATATCAATCTGATTGACCTTGGACTGATGTATTATGAGATGGCCTACGACGGTCATTGGCGTGAAACACTGGAATTTATCGCCCATGCCTACAAGGAAAACTCTTCCGTGCGAAGTGCCATCGAAGGCGAGCGCAACCTGCAAGGCTTCTTTACTGCCTACTTGAGTACGAATGCCTATTACCTGATAGCTCCGGAAGTGGAATTGAACCACGGTTATTGCGACCTGTTCCTAATGCCCGACTTGATGCGCTATGACGTGAAGCACAGCTATATTATTGAACTGAAATACCTCTCCGCCAAGGACTCGGAAGCAAAAGCCGAAGCCCAGTGGCAAGAAGCCGTAGAGCAGATAAAAGGGTATGCTGTCGGTGCTAAGGTACGCCAGATGGTGCACGACACCGAGCTACATTGCATCGTGATGCAATTTCGCGGATGGGAGTTGGAGCGGATGGAGGAAGTTTGA